In Acanthochromis polyacanthus isolate Apoly-LR-REF ecotype Palm Island chromosome 15, KAUST_Apoly_ChrSc, whole genome shotgun sequence, a single genomic region encodes these proteins:
- the LOC127537627 gene encoding uncharacterized protein LOC127537627 isoform X40, giving the protein MEEVCVRRRSMEEVCVRRRFIEEVCVRRRFIEEVCVRRRFIEEVCVRRRFIEEVCVRRRSMEEVCVRRRFIEEVCVRRRFIEEVCVRRRFIEEVCVRRRSIEEVCVRRRFIEEVCVRRRFIEEVCVRRRSIEEVCVRRRFIEEVCVRRRFIEEVCVRRRFIEEVCVRRRFIEEVCVRRRSIEEVCVRRRFIEEVCVRRRSIEEVCVRRRFIEEVCVRRRFIEEVCVRRRSIEEVCVRRRFIEEVCVSRWSLGGFSGRSLNSCCRRIEHADVFFSPFVESRNNSCSGMFLDCDSVSVRHGRYGKYSDPLKFFTLCFIANLST; this is encoded by the exons atggaggaggtgtgtgttaggaggaggtcgatggaggag gtgtgtgttaggaggagatttatagaggaggtgtgtgttaggaggaggtttatagaggaggtgtgtgttaggaggaggtttatagaggaggtgtgtgttaggaggaggtttatagaggaggtgtgtgttaggaggaggtcgatggaggaggtgtgtgttaggaggaggtttatagaggaggtgtgtgttaggaggaggtttatagaggaggtgtgtgttaggaggaggtttatagaggaggtgtgtgttaggaggaggtctatagaggaggtgtgtgttaggaggaggtttatagaggaggtgtgtgttaggaggaggtttatagaggaggtgtgtgttaggaggaggtctatagaggaggtgtgtgttaggaggaggtttatagaggaggtgtgtgttaggaggaggtttatagaggaggtgtgtgttaggaggaggtttatagaggaggtgtgtgttaggaggaggtttatagaggaggtgtgtgttaggaggaggtctatagaggaggtgtgtgttaggaggaggtttatagaggaggtgtgtgttaggaggaggtctatagaggaggtgtgtgttaggaggaggtttatagaggaggtgtgtgttaggaggaggtttatagaggaggtgtgtgttaggaggaggtctatagaggaggtgtgtgttaggaggaggtttatagaggaggtgtgtgtgtccaggtgGAGTTTGGGTGGATTTAGTGGTCGTTCTTTAAACTCCTGCTGCAGACGTATTGAACATGCAGACGtgtttttttcaccttttgttGAATCCAGAAACAACTCGTGCAGTGGAATGTTCTTGGATTGTGACAGTGTCAGTGTTAGACACGGtaggtacggaaagtattcagaccccttgaaatttttcactctctgtttcATTGCAAATTTGTCCACATAA
- the LOC127537627 gene encoding uncharacterized protein LOC127537627 isoform X39, which yields MEEVCVRRRFIEEVCVRRRFIEEVCVRRRFIEEVCVRRRFIEEVCVRRRFIEEVCVRRRFIEEVCVRRRSMEEVCVRRRFIEEVCVRRRFIEEVCVRRRFIEEVCVRRRSIEEVCVRRRFIEEVCVRRRFIEEVCVRRRSIEEVCVRRRFIEEVCVRRRFIEEVCVRRRFIEEVCVRRRFIEEVCVRRRSIEEVCVRRRFIEEVCVRRRSIEEVCVRRRFIEEVCVRRRFIEEVCVRRRSIEEVCVRRRFIEEVCVSRWSLGGFSGRSLNSCCRRIEHADVFFSPFVESRNNSCSGMFLDCDSVSVRHGRYGKYSDPLKFFTLCFIANLST from the exons atggaggag gtgtgtgttaggaggagatttatagaggag gtgtgtgttaggaggaggtttatagaggaggtgtgtgttaggaggagatttatagaggaggtgtgtgttaggaggaggtttatagaggaggtgtgtgttaggaggaggtttatagaggaggtgtgtgttaggaggaggtttatagaggaggtgtgtgttaggaggaggtcgatggaggaggtgtgtgttaggaggaggtttatagaggaggtgtgtgttaggaggaggtttatagaggaggtgtgtgttaggaggaggtttatagaggaggtgtgtgttaggaggaggtctatagaggaggtgtgtgttaggaggaggtttatagaggaggtgtgtgttaggaggaggtttatagaggaggtgtgtgttaggaggaggtctatagaggaggtgtgtgttaggaggaggtttatagaggaggtgtgtgttaggaggaggtttatagaggaggtgtgtgttaggaggaggtttatagaggaggtgtgtgttaggaggaggtttatagaggaggtgtgtgttaggaggaggtctatagaggaggtgtgtgttaggaggaggtttatagaggaggtgtgtgttaggaggaggtctatagaggaggtgtgtgttaggaggaggtttatagaggaggtgtgtgttaggaggaggtttatagaggaggtgtgtgttaggaggaggtctatagaggaggtgtgtgttaggaggaggtttatagaggaggtgtgtgtgtccaggtgGAGTTTGGGTGGATTTAGTGGTCGTTCTTTAAACTCCTGCTGCAGACGTATTGAACATGCAGACGtgtttttttcaccttttgttGAATCCAGAAACAACTCGTGCAGTGGAATGTTCTTGGATTGTGACAGTGTCAGTGTTAGACACGGtaggtacggaaagtattcagaccccttgaaatttttcactctctgtttcATTGCAAATTTGTCCACATAA
- the LOC127537627 gene encoding uncharacterized protein LOC127537627 isoform X35: protein MEEVCVRRRFIEEVCVRRRFIEEVCVRRRSMEEVCVRRRFIEEVCVRRRFIEEVCVRRRFIEEVCVRRRFIEEVCVRRRFIEEVCVRRRSMEEVCVRRRFIEEVCVRRRFIEEVCVRRRFIEEVCVRRRFIEEVCVRRRSIEEVCVRRRSIEEVCVRRRFIEEVCVRRRSMEEVCVRRRSMEEVCVRRRFIEEVCVRRRFIEEVCVRRRFIEEVCVRRRFIEEVCVRRRFIEEVCVRRRSMEEVCVRRRFIEEVCVRRRFIEEVCVRRRFIEEVCVRRRSIEEVCVRRRFIEEVCVRRRFIEEVCVRRRSIEEVCVRRRFIEEVCVRRRFIEEVCVRRRFIEEVCVRRRFIEEVCVRRRSIEEVCVRRRFIEEVCVRRRSIEEVCVRRRFIEEVCVRRRFIEEVCVRRRSIEEVCVRRRFIEEVCVSRWSLGGFSGRSLNSCCRRIEHADVFFSPFVESRNNSCSGMFLDCDSVSVRHGRYGKYSDPLKFFTLCFIANLST, encoded by the coding sequence atggaggaggtgtgtgttaggaggagatttatagaggaggtgtgtgttaggaggaggtttatagaggaggtgtgtgttaggaggaggtcgatggaggaggtgtgtgttaggaggaggtttatagaggaggtgtgtgttaggaggaggtttatagaggaggtgtgtgttaggaggaggtttatagaggaggtgtgtgttaggaggagatttatagaggaggtgtgtgttaggaggaggtttatagaggaggtgtgtgttaggaggaggtcgatggaggaggtgtgtgttaggaggaggtttatagaggaggtgtgtgttaggaggaggtttatagaggaggtgtgtgttaggaggaggtttatagaggaggtgtgtgttaggaggaggtttatagaggaggtgtgtgttaggaggaggtctatagaggaggtgtgtgttaggaggaggtctatagaggaggtgtgtgttaggaggaggtttatagaggaggtgtgtgttaggaggaggtcgatggaggaggtgtgtgttaggaggaggtcgatggaggaggtgtgtgttaggaggaggtttatagaggaggtgtgtgttaggaggagatttatagaggaggtgtgtgttaggaggaggtttatagaggaggtgtgtgttaggaggaggtttatagaggaggtgtgtgttaggaggaggtttatagaggaggtgtgtgttaggaggaggtcgatggaggaggtgtgtgttaggaggaggtttatagaggaggtgtgtgttaggaggaggtttatagaggaggtgtgtgttaggaggaggtttatagaggaggtgtgtgttaggaggaggtctatagaggaggtgtgtgttaggaggaggtttatagaggaggtgtgtgttaggaggaggtttatagaggaggtgtgtgttaggaggaggtctatagaggaggtgtgtgttaggaggaggtttatagaggaggtgtgtgttaggaggaggtttatagaggaggtgtgtgttaggaggaggtttatagaggaggtgtgtgttaggaggaggtttatagaggaggtgtgtgttaggaggaggtctatagaggaggtgtgtgttaggaggaggtttatagaggaggtgtgtgttaggaggaggtctatagaggaggtgtgtgttaggaggaggtttatagaggaggtgtgtgttaggaggaggtttatagaggaggtgtgtgttaggaggaggtctatagaggaggtgtgtgttaggaggaggtttatagaggaggtgtgtgtgtccaggtgGAGTTTGGGTGGATTTAGTGGTCGTTCTTTAAACTCCTGCTGCAGACGTATTGAACATGCAGACGtgtttttttcaccttttgttGAATCCAGAAACAACTCGTGCAGTGGAATGTTCTTGGATTGTGACAGTGTCAGTGTTAGACACGGtaggtacggaaagtattcagaccccttgaaatttttcactctctgtttcATTGCAAATTTGTCCACATAA
- the LOC127537627 gene encoding uncharacterized protein LOC127537627 isoform X38 has translation MEEVCVRRRSMEEVCVRRRFIEEVCVRRRFIEEVCVRRRFIEEVCVRRRFIEEVCVRRRFIEEVCVRRRSMEEVCVRRRFIEEVCVRRRFIEEVCVRRRFIEEVCVRRRSIEEVCVRRRFIEEVCVRRRFIEEVCVRRRSIEEVCVRRRFIEEVCVRRRFIEEVCVRRRFIEEVCVRRRFIEEVCVRRRSIEEVCVRRRFIEEVCVRRRSIEEVCVRRRFIEEVCVRRRFIEEVCVRRRSIEEVCVRRRFIEEVCVSRWSLGGFSGRSLNSCCRRIEHADVFFSPFVESRNNSCSGMFLDCDSVSVRHGRYGKYSDPLKFFTLCFIANLST, from the coding sequence atggaggaggtgtgtgttaggaggaggtcgatggaggaggtgtgtgttaggaggaggtttatagaggaggtgtgtgttaggaggagatttatagaggaggtgtgtgttaggaggaggtttatagaggaggtgtgtgttaggaggaggtttatagaggaggtgtgtgttaggaggaggtttatagaggaggtgtgtgttaggaggaggtcgatggaggaggtgtgtgttaggaggaggtttatagaggaggtgtgtgttaggaggaggtttatagaggaggtgtgtgttaggaggaggtttatagaggaggtgtgtgttaggaggaggtctatagaggaggtgtgtgttaggaggaggtttatagaggaggtgtgtgttaggaggaggtttatagaggaggtgtgtgttaggaggaggtctatagaggaggtgtgtgttaggaggaggtttatagaggaggtgtgtgttaggaggaggtttatagaggaggtgtgtgttaggaggaggtttatagaggaggtgtgtgttaggaggaggtttatagaggaggtgtgtgttaggaggaggtctatagaggaggtgtgtgttaggaggaggtttatagaggaggtgtgtgttaggaggaggtctatagaggaggtgtgtgttaggaggaggtttatagaggaggtgtgtgttaggaggaggtttatagaggaggtgtgtgttaggaggaggtctatagaggaggtgtgtgttaggaggaggtttatagaggaggtgtgtgtgtccaggtgGAGTTTGGGTGGATTTAGTGGTCGTTCTTTAAACTCCTGCTGCAGACGTATTGAACATGCAGACGtgtttttttcaccttttgttGAATCCAGAAACAACTCGTGCAGTGGAATGTTCTTGGATTGTGACAGTGTCAGTGTTAGACACGGtaggtacggaaagtattcagaccccttgaaatttttcactctctgtttcATTGCAAATTTGTCCACATAA
- the LOC127537627 gene encoding uncharacterized protein LOC127537627 isoform X32, whose product MEEVCVRRRFIEEVCVRRRFIEEVCVRRRFIEEVCVRRRFIEEVCVRRRSMEEVCVRRRFIEEVCVRRRFIEEVCVRRRFIEEVCVRRRFIEEVCVRRRFIEEVCVRRRSMEEVCVRRRFIEEVCVRRRFIEEVCVRRRFIEEVCVRRRFIEEVCVRRRSIEEVCVRRRSIEEVCVRRRFIEEVCVRRRSMEEVCVRRRSMEEVCVRRRFIEEVCVRRRFIEEVCVRRRFIEEVCVRRRFIEEVCVRRRFIEEVCVRRRSMEEVCVRRRFIEEVCVRRRFIEEVCVRRRFIEEVCVRRRSIEEVCVRRRFIEEVCVRRRFIEEVCVRRRSIEEVCVRRRFIEEVCVRRRFIEEVCVRRRFIEEVCVRRRFIEEVCVRRRSIEEVCVRRRFIEEVCVRRRSIEEVCVRRRFIEEVCVRRRFIEEVCVRRRSIEEVCVRRRFIEEVCVSRWSLGGFSGRSLNSCCRRIEHADVFFSPFVESRNNSCSGMFLDCDSVSVRHGRYGKYSDPLKFFTLCFIANLST is encoded by the exons atggaggag gtgtgtgttaggaggagatttatagaggaggtgtgtgttaggaggaggtttatagaggag gtgtgtgttaggaggagatttatagaggaggtgtgtgttaggaggaggtttatagaggaggtgtgtgttaggaggaggtcgatggaggaggtgtgtgttaggaggaggtttatagaggaggtgtgtgttaggaggaggtttatagaggaggtgtgtgttaggaggaggtttatagaggaggtgtgtgttaggaggagatttatagaggaggtgtgtgttaggaggaggtttatagaggaggtgtgtgttaggaggaggtcgatggaggaggtgtgtgttaggaggaggtttatagaggaggtgtgtgttaggaggaggtttatagaggaggtgtgtgttaggaggaggtttatagaggaggtgtgtgttaggaggaggtttatagaggaggtgtgtgttaggaggaggtctatagaggaggtgtgtgttaggaggaggtctatagaggaggtgtgtgttaggaggaggtttatagaggaggtgtgtgttaggaggaggtcgatggaggaggtgtgtgttaggaggaggtcgatggaggaggtgtgtgttaggaggaggtttatagaggaggtgtgtgttaggaggagatttatagaggaggtgtgtgttaggaggaggtttatagaggaggtgtgtgttaggaggaggtttatagaggaggtgtgtgttaggaggaggtttatagaggaggtgtgtgttaggaggaggtcgatggaggaggtgtgtgttaggaggaggtttatagaggaggtgtgtgttaggaggaggtttatagaggaggtgtgtgttaggaggaggtttatagaggaggtgtgtgttaggaggaggtctatagaggaggtgtgtgttaggaggaggtttatagaggaggtgtgtgttaggaggaggtttatagaggaggtgtgtgttaggaggaggtctatagaggaggtgtgtgttaggaggaggtttatagaggaggtgtgtgttaggaggaggtttatagaggaggtgtgtgttaggaggaggtttatagaggaggtgtgtgttaggaggaggtttatagaggaggtgtgtgttaggaggaggtctatagaggaggtgtgtgttaggaggaggtttatagaggaggtgtgtgttaggaggaggtctatagaggaggtgtgtgttaggaggaggtttatagaggaggtgtgtgttaggaggaggtttatagaggaggtgtgtgttaggaggaggtctatagaggaggtgtgtgttaggaggaggtttatagaggaggtgtgtgtgtccaggtgGAGTTTGGGTGGATTTAGTGGTCGTTCTTTAAACTCCTGCTGCAGACGTATTGAACATGCAGACGtgtttttttcaccttttgttGAATCCAGAAACAACTCGTGCAGTGGAATGTTCTTGGATTGTGACAGTGTCAGTGTTAGACACGGtaggtacggaaagtattcagaccccttgaaatttttcactctctgtttcATTGCAAATTTGTCCACATAA
- the LOC127537627 gene encoding uncharacterized protein LOC127537627 isoform X34 codes for MEEVCVRRRSMEEVCVRRRFIEEVCVRRRFIEEVCVRRRSMEEVCVRRRFIEEVCVRRRFIEEVCVRRRFIEEVCVRRRFIEEVCVRRRFIEEVCVRRRSMEEVCVRRRFIEEVCVRRRFIEEVCVRRRFIEEVCVRRRFIEEVCVRRRSIEEVCVRRRSIEEVCVRRRFIEEVCVRRRSMEEVCVRRRSMEEVCVRRRFIEEVCVRRRFIEEVCVRRRFIEEVCVRRRFIEEVCVRRRFIEEVCVRRRSMEEVCVRRRFIEEVCVRRRFIEEVCVRRRFIEEVCVRRRSIEEVCVRRRFIEEVCVRRRFIEEVCVRRRSIEEVCVRRRFIEEVCVRRRFIEEVCVRRRFIEEVCVRRRFIEEVCVRRRSIEEVCVRRRFIEEVCVRRRSIEEVCVRRRFIEEVCVRRRFIEEVCVRRRSIEEVCVRRRFIEEVCVSRWSLGGFSGRSLNSCCRRIEHADVFFSPFVESRNNSCSGMFLDCDSVSVRHGRYGKYSDPLKFFTLCFIANLST; via the exons atggaggaggt gtgtgttaggaggaggtcgatggaggaggtgtgtgttaggaggagatttatagaggaggtgtgtgttaggaggaggtttatagaggaggtgtgtgttaggaggaggtcgatggaggaggtgtgtgttaggaggaggtttatagaggaggtgtgtgttaggaggaggtttatagaggaggtgtgtgttaggaggaggtttatagaggaggtgtgtgttaggaggagatttatagaggaggtgtgtgttaggaggaggtttatagaggaggtgtgtgttaggaggaggtcgatggaggaggtgtgtgttaggaggaggtttatagaggaggtgtgtgttaggaggaggtttatagaggaggtgtgtgttaggaggaggtttatagaggaggtgtgtgttaggaggaggtttatagaggaggtgtgtgttaggaggaggtctatagaggaggtgtgtgttaggaggaggtctatagaggaggtgtgtgttaggaggaggtttatagaggaggtgtgtgttaggaggaggtcgatggaggaggtgtgtgttaggaggaggtcgatggaggaggtgtgtgttaggaggaggtttatagaggaggtgtgtgttaggaggagatttatagaggaggtgtgtgttaggaggaggtttatagaggaggtgtgtgttaggaggaggtttatagaggaggtgtgtgttaggaggaggtttatagaggaggtgtgtgttaggaggaggtcgatggaggaggtgtgtgttaggaggaggtttatagaggaggtgtgtgttaggaggaggtttatagaggaggtgtgtgttaggaggaggtttatagaggaggtgtgtgttaggaggaggtctatagaggaggtgtgtgttaggaggaggtttatagaggaggtgtgtgttaggaggaggtttatagaggaggtgtgtgttaggaggaggtctatagaggaggtgtgtgttaggaggaggtttatagaggaggtgtgtgttaggaggaggtttatagaggaggtgtgtgttaggaggaggtttatagaggaggtgtgtgttaggaggaggtttatagaggaggtgtgtgttaggaggaggtctatagaggaggtgtgtgttaggaggaggtttatagaggaggtgtgtgttaggaggaggtctatagaggaggtgtgtgttaggaggaggtttatagaggaggtgtgtgttaggaggaggtttatagaggaggtgtgtgttaggaggaggtctatagaggaggtgtgtgttaggaggaggtttatagaggaggtgtgtgtgtccaggtgGAGTTTGGGTGGATTTAGTGGTCGTTCTTTAAACTCCTGCTGCAGACGTATTGAACATGCAGACGtgtttttttcaccttttgttGAATCCAGAAACAACTCGTGCAGTGGAATGTTCTTGGATTGTGACAGTGTCAGTGTTAGACACGGtaggtacggaaagtattcagaccccttgaaatttttcactctctgtttcATTGCAAATTTGTCCACATAA